From the genome of Spinacia oleracea cultivar Varoflay chromosome 2, BTI_SOV_V1, whole genome shotgun sequence, one region includes:
- the LOC110781463 gene encoding histone H3.3, giving the protein MARTKQTARKSTGGKAPRKQLATKAARKSAPTTGGVKKPHRYRPGTVALREIRKYQKSTELLIRKLPFQRLVREIAQDFKTDLRFQSHAVLALQEAAEAYLVGLFEDTNLCAIHAKRVTIMPKDIQLARRIRGERA; this is encoded by the exons ATGGCTCGTACTAAGCAAACCGCTCGTAAATCTACCGGTGGTAAAGCGCCCAGGAAGCAGCTTGCTACTAAG GCTGCAAGGAAATCAGCCCCAACTACTGGAGGAGTCAAGAAACCCCATCGTTACCGCCCTGGAACTGTTGCTCTTCG TGAAATCCGCAAATACCAGAAGAGCACTGAGCTTTTGATCCGCAAACTCCCTTTCCAGCGTCTTGTTCGTGAAATTGCCCAAGATTTCAAG ACTGATCTGAGGTTCCAGAGCCACGCAGTATTGGCACTTCAGGAGGCTGCAGAAGCATACCTTGTGGGTCTCTTTGAAGACACCAACTTGTGCGCCATTCACGCTAAGAGGGTGACCATCATGCCTAAGGACATTCAATTGGCACGTCGTATTCGTGGTGAGCGTGCTTGA